The following coding sequences lie in one Thalassoglobus polymorphus genomic window:
- a CDS encoding protein kinase domain-containing protein, whose amino-acid sequence MNQCPFCKCELFSDELDRCPSCGQEIVSPRDSDPSPNDSAETFASDDFADSAEMGTVDDASLRELQKAAEADDAGGDSVGDSTGDDETYLEDELGEQIAEPGEQTVAFDEQVHGQIDPENPDATIPELGTHIEDDDEDVGGTAEMPDKTYQLPDSSSADSSPADEDGNAGTLEADADSTYVEESDDDDDIGNMDTVVGEEAAQLLKEKPEDDQQRTIEVEAFTDRTIDLDDGDSYDETLVSDYDDDSVTLDSSQTLVSNDDADADELKTLQSNWVTRQDDRPEMTIKSRHDSQAGEGSPEDTITSVPMRSMQSTEDAKTSLNSPEYELMNVLGEGGMGVVWSAKQTSVDRNVAVKMIKGPYAKKRGQRNKFLAEAIVTGDLDHPNIVPIYDVGTDTAGSLFYAMKQVKGTPWLNVIKKKSRHENLQILLDVADAVAFAHARGIVHRDLKPENVMLGKFGEVLVMDWGLALPMNQFDKAQKIRQFSSMGGTPAYMSPEMATGPIDRITPQSDVYLLGAMLWEIVTGKAPHPGKKVQQCLLAAMRNTIRPTEEKGELIDIALKAMATNVEDRHPSVLEFQDDVRSYLEHSESLALAAKSRADLQVAEETGDYNDFSKAVFGFEQARDLWSGNKEAAEGVFEAKLSYATNAHRKEDFDLALSLLSPDREDHQTLRSQILRDQAERDARQGRLKLAKRAIMAMAACFLIVVSIGFVMIRAERNEALNQKAIAESEREEAQKQERIADVQRALAEQKKSEAEKANENLQVALVEVRDQKDIAEEQTKIAKAQEAEAKKQATIAAMKEQEANEQRIIAIANEKEAVKQGMIALMEKEEADKQRKLAEKQKSEADKQRKLAETQEAIARKERDEAHKQRQLAVAAKEAEEYEAYIARIGLAAAKINENAFDVAMELLQQCPPERRNWEWGRLMHLCEQSSESMKTDGPVDAVAVSPDGKQLLTGSWDNTARIWDLQSQKLIRELPQDGLYVHSVAWSPDQKMIATAGSDSTGRIRLWNPETGELLAKFNGHDDAVVGVKFSPSGEWLLTCSYDETARIWDLTNPTQPTQVQVLTGHSWWVWDGAFSPDFDPQNPEADNRIVTVSQDGKAIVWKLKSEDGLLPFTSVALVQDAEKVEQPTITMVQEAIFTGHQGPIYSVAYAPNGEEVATASYDKKVFLWNPEDVPPFSIDNLLVNKVESVSYRELLGHTSAVQSVVYSKDGQILVSGGRDNAVKVWSTATMRPIKTFRGHYSGVLAVDISPDGRDVISGAQDDRVIIWHVDQYEEIRVLNGRELVGHEDSVLGAKFSNRGDQILTAGRDRTARLWNAKTGQLIRTFQEGHDFLTSSGVFLPGGRILATAAADNSVRLWNVESGTQILRIPNTGRSAVIAASPNGKYLITGHDPPLGGDERPALPGEEASAENGVIVWEVEQLVKAAEAGVQSADLFSKLKPAELKGHFSRVTAIAFSPQKNELVTCDSRGRAILWDLDTQSLVWSERHHRSRITGCLFSPDGKTIYMASTDHTVSQVSSRTGQEDVDAILKHSSSVTSLALSHDGTRLISVSMLDTDLLNPGSTVNLWNTETSERIQSVDTEQFAINDVSFTPQGDHAIVVSTDNTVRALNLKNENPQEMIGPPLLDFQKLGGLVWSARFTQDGNSILTVGGSEAHIWDAVTLRKEISFSPHGAVAAAEFSPNGKYIVTGSWDNSAKVWDVQSGQAVIKLQGGHRGYVNSVSFSPDNQMVLTGSDDMTAKLWDVETGEVIQTYSGHTGRVREAIFSPDGHKILTVSNDRTARLWDVKTGQQIGKPFIGHQWGLLCGAFSPDGTRVVTGSEDNQARLWDVESHELIAIYDGHTAAISAVCFAEDGSRLFTASQDNSAKLWDATPGREGAEILTLTEQSQELTSISVSPDGQQVVTGSRDGTAVVWLTTNWTRSDQDMSEQP is encoded by the coding sequence ATGAACCAGTGTCCATTTTGTAAATGTGAACTCTTCTCAGACGAGCTTGATCGCTGCCCATCGTGCGGTCAGGAAATTGTCTCCCCCAGGGATTCAGATCCGTCTCCTAATGATTCAGCGGAAACCTTTGCAAGTGACGACTTCGCCGATTCCGCAGAAATGGGAACCGTTGATGATGCGTCGTTGCGCGAACTTCAAAAAGCCGCCGAAGCAGATGATGCTGGGGGCGATTCTGTCGGAGACTCTACGGGCGACGATGAAACCTACCTGGAGGATGAACTTGGTGAACAGATTGCTGAGCCCGGGGAACAGACGGTTGCGTTTGATGAACAAGTTCATGGGCAGATTGACCCAGAGAATCCCGACGCCACGATTCCCGAATTGGGAACCCACATCGAAGATGATGATGAAGATGTTGGCGGAACAGCAGAGATGCCGGACAAAACTTATCAACTTCCGGACTCCTCGTCAGCAGACTCTTCGCCAGCAGATGAAGATGGCAACGCTGGCACACTCGAGGCTGATGCTGATTCAACATATGTTGAAGAGAGTGACGACGATGACGACATTGGAAATATGGATACCGTTGTCGGAGAGGAGGCTGCGCAACTTCTGAAAGAGAAGCCTGAAGACGATCAGCAAAGAACTATTGAAGTGGAAGCGTTCACTGATCGGACAATTGATCTCGACGACGGTGACAGCTACGACGAAACACTTGTTTCCGACTACGACGATGACTCGGTGACTCTGGATTCGAGTCAGACTTTGGTCTCAAATGATGATGCAGATGCGGACGAGTTGAAAACACTGCAATCGAACTGGGTGACACGTCAGGATGACAGGCCGGAGATGACGATCAAGTCTCGTCATGATTCTCAGGCGGGTGAAGGATCTCCGGAGGATACGATTACTTCTGTACCGATGCGTTCGATGCAAAGTACGGAAGACGCAAAGACGAGCCTGAATTCACCTGAGTACGAACTGATGAACGTGCTCGGAGAAGGGGGGATGGGGGTCGTCTGGTCGGCAAAACAAACTTCTGTCGACCGAAACGTTGCTGTCAAAATGATCAAAGGTCCTTACGCGAAGAAGCGTGGGCAACGCAATAAATTTCTGGCTGAGGCGATTGTCACCGGTGATCTGGATCACCCGAATATCGTGCCAATTTATGATGTTGGAACGGACACAGCAGGCAGCTTGTTTTATGCCATGAAGCAGGTGAAGGGGACACCTTGGCTGAATGTCATTAAAAAGAAGTCGCGACATGAGAATCTACAAATCCTGCTGGATGTCGCTGATGCCGTCGCGTTTGCACATGCTCGAGGAATCGTGCATCGCGACCTGAAGCCCGAAAATGTGATGCTCGGGAAGTTTGGCGAAGTCCTTGTGATGGATTGGGGGCTGGCGCTCCCGATGAATCAATTCGACAAAGCCCAGAAAATTCGGCAGTTCTCCAGCATGGGCGGAACTCCCGCTTACATGTCTCCCGAGATGGCGACTGGACCCATCGACCGCATCACTCCGCAAAGTGATGTGTACCTGTTGGGAGCGATGCTCTGGGAAATTGTGACTGGCAAAGCTCCGCACCCCGGGAAAAAAGTGCAGCAGTGTCTCCTCGCTGCGATGCGAAATACAATCCGCCCCACCGAAGAAAAAGGGGAATTGATTGATATTGCACTTAAAGCAATGGCTACAAATGTTGAGGATCGGCATCCGAGCGTTCTCGAATTTCAGGATGATGTTCGTTCCTATCTGGAGCACTCTGAAAGTTTAGCACTGGCAGCCAAGTCGCGTGCAGACCTTCAAGTTGCCGAGGAAACGGGGGATTACAATGACTTCTCCAAGGCTGTGTTTGGTTTCGAACAAGCCCGAGACTTGTGGTCCGGGAATAAAGAGGCGGCGGAAGGTGTCTTTGAAGCCAAGCTGAGTTATGCGACCAATGCTCATCGGAAAGAAGATTTCGATCTTGCACTCTCGTTGCTGTCTCCTGACCGAGAAGATCACCAGACGCTCCGTTCACAAATCCTTCGTGATCAAGCAGAGCGAGATGCTCGACAGGGACGTTTGAAACTTGCCAAACGCGCCATCATGGCCATGGCAGCTTGCTTTCTCATTGTTGTCTCAATTGGCTTTGTGATGATCCGGGCTGAACGCAACGAAGCCTTGAATCAGAAGGCGATTGCGGAAAGCGAACGCGAAGAAGCTCAAAAGCAAGAGCGGATCGCCGATGTCCAGAGAGCTCTTGCAGAGCAAAAGAAAAGTGAGGCTGAGAAAGCGAACGAAAATTTGCAAGTCGCACTGGTGGAAGTCCGTGACCAGAAAGATATCGCTGAAGAGCAAACGAAAATTGCCAAAGCTCAGGAAGCCGAAGCAAAGAAACAGGCGACGATCGCAGCCATGAAAGAGCAGGAGGCAAACGAGCAACGAATTATCGCGATCGCGAATGAAAAGGAAGCGGTCAAGCAGGGCATGATCGCACTGATGGAGAAAGAGGAGGCAGATAAACAACGCAAGCTTGCAGAGAAGCAGAAGTCCGAAGCTGATAAGCAGCGAAAGTTGGCAGAAACGCAAGAAGCGATCGCCAGGAAAGAACGTGACGAAGCGCACAAACAGCGTCAACTCGCGGTCGCTGCAAAAGAAGCCGAAGAGTACGAAGCGTACATCGCCCGTATCGGATTGGCTGCTGCGAAAATTAATGAGAACGCGTTCGATGTTGCCATGGAATTATTGCAGCAATGTCCTCCTGAACGTCGGAACTGGGAATGGGGCCGGCTCATGCATTTGTGTGAGCAATCTTCAGAGAGTATGAAGACCGATGGTCCTGTGGATGCCGTGGCAGTTTCGCCGGATGGGAAGCAACTCCTCACCGGAAGCTGGGATAACACAGCTCGAATTTGGGATTTGCAGAGTCAGAAATTGATTCGCGAACTTCCGCAGGATGGGCTGTATGTTCATTCTGTTGCATGGTCTCCCGATCAAAAAATGATCGCGACTGCAGGGAGTGATTCAACTGGTCGCATTCGGCTTTGGAATCCTGAAACGGGTGAGTTGCTCGCAAAATTCAATGGGCATGACGACGCGGTCGTTGGTGTGAAGTTTTCTCCTTCAGGAGAATGGTTACTCACATGCTCTTACGACGAAACAGCACGCATTTGGGACTTGACCAATCCGACTCAACCGACGCAGGTTCAAGTTTTGACAGGACACTCCTGGTGGGTCTGGGACGGGGCGTTCAGTCCTGATTTCGATCCACAGAATCCAGAGGCAGACAATCGAATTGTCACTGTCAGCCAAGACGGCAAAGCGATTGTCTGGAAGCTGAAAAGCGAGGATGGACTACTTCCGTTCACAAGTGTGGCGTTGGTGCAAGATGCTGAAAAAGTTGAACAGCCGACAATAACAATGGTTCAGGAAGCGATCTTCACTGGTCATCAAGGCCCTATTTATTCTGTTGCCTACGCGCCGAACGGGGAAGAAGTTGCTACTGCCAGTTACGATAAAAAAGTCTTCCTCTGGAATCCCGAAGATGTTCCGCCATTTAGTATCGATAACTTGTTGGTGAACAAAGTTGAGTCTGTTTCTTACCGGGAGTTGTTGGGGCACACCTCTGCTGTTCAGTCGGTCGTTTATTCGAAGGATGGGCAGATCCTTGTCTCTGGAGGCCGAGACAACGCGGTGAAAGTTTGGTCGACCGCGACGATGAGGCCGATCAAAACATTCCGTGGACATTACAGTGGAGTCCTGGCAGTTGATATTTCTCCTGATGGGCGAGACGTGATCTCAGGGGCTCAGGATGACCGCGTGATCATCTGGCACGTTGATCAGTATGAAGAAATTCGTGTCTTGAATGGACGGGAATTAGTCGGCCATGAAGACTCGGTTCTGGGAGCGAAATTTTCGAACCGTGGCGATCAAATTCTGACCGCAGGCCGCGATAGAACCGCGCGTCTCTGGAATGCGAAAACAGGCCAGCTCATCCGTACTTTCCAAGAAGGGCACGATTTCCTTACATCATCAGGCGTATTTCTTCCGGGGGGAAGAATACTTGCGACCGCGGCGGCTGATAACTCTGTGCGACTTTGGAATGTCGAGTCGGGGACGCAAATTCTACGAATTCCAAACACCGGTCGCTCAGCTGTCATCGCTGCTTCACCAAATGGAAAGTATTTGATCACAGGACATGATCCGCCGCTTGGTGGCGATGAACGTCCCGCATTGCCGGGGGAGGAAGCGAGTGCAGAAAACGGTGTGATTGTCTGGGAAGTAGAACAACTTGTGAAAGCGGCTGAAGCTGGTGTGCAAAGTGCTGATCTCTTTTCCAAACTTAAACCTGCTGAGCTGAAAGGTCATTTCAGTAGAGTCACTGCGATCGCTTTCTCACCACAGAAAAACGAACTTGTAACCTGTGATTCTCGCGGACGAGCGATCCTCTGGGATCTCGATACTCAGAGTCTGGTCTGGAGCGAACGACACCACCGCAGCCGAATCACGGGCTGCCTGTTCTCTCCAGATGGAAAAACGATTTATATGGCAAGTACCGATCATACTGTGAGTCAGGTCAGTTCCAGAACAGGTCAGGAGGATGTGGATGCGATTCTCAAGCATTCGTCGAGTGTCACTTCACTGGCACTCTCTCATGACGGGACTCGCCTTATATCTGTCTCAATGCTGGATACAGACCTTTTAAATCCAGGGTCGACTGTGAACCTTTGGAACACAGAAACCTCAGAGAGAATTCAATCGGTCGATACTGAACAGTTCGCGATCAACGATGTCAGTTTTACACCACAAGGAGACCATGCGATTGTTGTCTCCACGGACAATACGGTTCGAGCCCTCAACTTAAAAAATGAGAACCCTCAGGAGATGATTGGCCCTCCGCTGCTCGATTTCCAGAAGTTGGGTGGCTTGGTCTGGTCTGCGAGATTTACACAAGATGGAAATTCGATTTTGACCGTGGGGGGAAGTGAAGCACATATTTGGGATGCCGTCACACTCCGCAAGGAAATTTCATTCAGCCCACATGGCGCCGTCGCCGCTGCCGAATTTTCACCGAATGGGAAATACATCGTCACGGGGAGTTGGGATAACTCCGCGAAAGTTTGGGATGTGCAATCGGGGCAAGCGGTCATCAAGCTGCAAGGCGGACATCGTGGGTACGTCAACAGTGTTTCGTTTTCACCAGATAATCAAATGGTTCTCACGGGATCTGACGACATGACCGCCAAGCTGTGGGATGTTGAGACGGGTGAAGTCATTCAAACATATTCCGGGCATACTGGACGGGTTCGAGAAGCGATCTTTTCTCCTGATGGTCACAAAATCTTGACCGTCTCGAATGACCGGACTGCCAGACTTTGGGATGTCAAAACAGGTCAACAGATTGGGAAACCGTTCATAGGACATCAATGGGGGCTTCTCTGCGGAGCGTTTTCTCCAGATGGAACACGAGTCGTGACCGGGAGTGAAGACAACCAGGCACGCCTGTGGGATGTGGAGAGTCATGAACTCATTGCGATCTACGATGGGCACACAGCCGCGATCTCTGCAGTCTGCTTTGCTGAAGATGGATCACGGTTGTTTACAGCCAGCCAGGATAATTCCGCAAAACTTTGGGACGCCACTCCCGGACGCGAAGGTGCTGAAATTCTTACGCTCACTGAGCAAAGTCAGGAGTTGACTTCGATTTCCGTCTCCCCAGATGGTCAGCAAGTCGTAACCGGCAGCCGCGACGGGACCGCCGTTGTCTGGCTCACAACGAATTGGACTCGTTCCGATCAAGACATGTCTGAGCAGCCGTGA